Part of the Ptiloglossa arizonensis isolate GNS036 chromosome 7, iyPtiAriz1_principal, whole genome shotgun sequence genome, gacaaacttgagcgtttctccgccaggtgttttcaccccttaagtgtagtttaaccctttctccaatagatggcaacacatGTTCTTACCACGCCACAAATATTTGGAATTGCGtggtcagaatatatttgcatacatacaaactataatttcgatatgtagagaaatattcaattattttatcgcacggtaggcaatggcattcgaaaggagatatttatctgtaatgtcggtagataatgcttgtggggccatctattgatgaaagtcagaacaattcctcgacaaacttgagcgtttctccgccaggtgttttcaccccttaagtgtagtttaatcctttctccaatagatggcaacccatgtaattaccacattacagggatttgtaattgcgggttcagaatatatttgcatacatacaaactataattccgatatgtagagaaatattcatttattttatcgtacagttacttcgattgtatttgttcgatctaaccaaatattttaagaaattgatggctttcaagccgttatttatactaggacattgttaatatttatttaaactatggtactacgacggttgttaataattatcataaataaacatCATTATGATTCTCTAATTGTAACTTTTTCTATCATTATTCATATATTTTCCTATTAACaagatttaaatatatttctttccatGTAAATGAATTTTCTAGTCTACAAATTCTTAACTTTAGATCGTTTAACATAGTAGAAGTTATTGCAATGTACTTTAATATATAACTCCAAAAAGTAGTTTTTTAACTACATACTggggaaaaataattataatttaaagggtttttatttttcagtaacttgtaatattttatgttaaacatgtatatataaatagaaattaatgcgcagaaaaattaacgaacttaaacaattatttaagaaaatagatatagaaaatataacacGTTTAATCACACGTAATTACCGCTAATGgtgttaattattatgtacattattgttaaaattgattagaattattaatgaaaattttattagcATTTGTTACTTACAACTAAGAAAGATTTGATCGCTTTGTCTGCGGTGTAAATATGTTAATGGTACAACAAGACGACTATCTTTACTTTTATAATATTCGTTGAAATCCAATCGTACACTCAGTAATTGTAAAGAGACGTCTTCAGCACATGCAAGCATTATAAGAAATTTCTTCACTCTGTCCTGTAAAAGATAATTatggaatatttatattaatttcaattgagaaataagaatattttaaatttgaataatctTAACATTATtacgagaaaataatattttacaattgtaaCATAATACATAAAGtgaaacaataattattaacgatgaagatctaaaatattttgtaatgaaAGTAGCTTGCAAACAATCAAATGAATTATATTTGCCTACATTATCATATATTACAGTTTACGTTTTAAAGAGGTTTATATCGAATTCAAATTTCGGAATCACTCCTACCATTAAGAATGTTTATTTAGCTCAACAGACTTCACTAGAGTCATTGACCGTTCAATATTAGAGCGATAAGATTACCATCTTTATATTTGTCATTATTTTTTCGTAAgagtattattaatatattactgAAGTTTTCCTGATGAAAATTAGACTAAATACAACCTTattcgactatttttaattctacgtagagaaacgattttttttttttataacacatTGTTGCATAGCTGTAACATCTAAATGCGGCAGCTACAACTATATAAGTAGCAACCATTCTACTGTCGGTCATATGACAGAGCAACTTGAAtcattcgaaatatttataatttagttGCGAAAAATCACATAAATTGctgatattaaaataataaaaaatattacaaggaTAAATATTAGTctattagaaatattattctatGTACAACGATAGTAAGCGGTAATTTAGACTCGAGCCCGAACACTCGATCAAGACTCGGATTTGTAAACGTATAATATTGCttgttaatatttataacaacgtcgctgaaaataaaaaaaataagctATTCTATTTACATCATACATGAAATTGGGTTAATAAATATTGCTGAGCTATTGACAGATTACTGTTATATCGTATCTTGGCTAAATGTTTCAAAAGGTCGAGCTTGCACTTTGCGCCATATGATATGTAACAAATCTATATGGTTTTTTAAACATACGATAACTAGAAACATACTGTGAAACTTTCTAAGCCATAAATCCTTAAAAGAAGATCTAATTAATGTGGTTGTATATACACTACGCAGTGCAAAACGTGTTCCCATATTTTCGTAAATACAATGTCGTCAATTAAACACAAccaatttcataaatattagaaaaaaatcattctgaaacactctgtataatgtaattggaaatattaatttagtttcaTTCAAAATAAATAGGAaaacatttatataaattaaacattACCTGATACGTCCTTGAAAGCAATCGAAGCTGAATAGAGAGTGTATTCAGGTGTTTCAAAAAAGTTGTTTGACGTTTAGTAACTCCTGCATTGTAGTCCATAGGATCCAATCTATTGAATGTTAGATCAGTTTCATTTAATGAACTACTTTCTTTTAATCTAGCCTCATATTCTTGTGTAGCAAACGTAAGAAATGTTTCTTCGAGATTCTGCAAATCCAAGATTGGTCCATATACTGAACGAAGATGATCCATTAACTCCTGTCAAATGatgcatttttttaataaaataaataaataattaataaataaataaataaatacaagagTGTAGCAAATTAAATGAATATACTTACTTGAGATTTTTCATCAAGTAAGGTACCACGCCTTACTGTGTCTATGAAATAAGTATGTGCTGTGATTATATCATCCAATGAGGCTGCTTGTCCTAATTCCTTTGCAAATGCATCCCAGGAACATTCGATTAccttaaaatattgttttattaagGTTCTTTGCACTTCATTTGACTGACACAATACTTTTCGTTtcatattttaaacgaaaaattcaacatgaaaaataaatagaactaCTCGAGTTAAACCACAAGATTTAAAATTGTTGTCATTTTTAAATAGCTCGGTAATCTCGAAAACAAGGCGATCAAACACATTTATCTGTAAATGAAGTTCGATCAGAATTATACGAAGAAGCCTTGGTCACTTATCCGTAAAGGGTAAGTAAATGTACAAATATGCAAAGCCTCATCTAGATCGATGCAACGAAGGTCTTGTAATCTCCTTGTAAGAAACCGTAAATTAATGCAAATATTGGAGTTCGTACGAAAGTAGATAGAAATATGTTTCTAAATCAACTGATTTTTAAAAATGCGCCATTTTTACCgatgaatcgaaattttttatttttgacgcACCAAAAGTAGGTCTTTGTCCGAAGGAAGTCGTGCTTTGCGTCTGGTGGGACTGGAAAGGAATTCTATGTTATGAGCTTCTACCAAACAACCAGACGATAAATTCGGAAAAATATTGCTCGTAAATAGACAAATTAAAGACACCGATCAAATAAAAACAGCCAGAACTAGCGAATTGGAAGGATATCGGTTTATTAAGACTGATAAATCAGGGCTATCGTGTGTCTTTGACTACTCGACAAAAGTTGTTAGAGCTTGGTTGAAACGTCCTTCCCCACCCACCGTATTCATCAGACATTGCACCCTTAGATTTTCACTTAATTAAGTTTTTACAAAATTCTCTTAGTCACAAAAATTTTAACTCTTTGATCGATATGAAAAATTACATTGAAAAGTTTGTCGCCGAAAAACCTGAGAACTTTTGGAAGGATGAAATTATCAAATTCGCGTAAGATGTAGAAATGTTATGGAACAAAATGGCAACTACATAATTCAATAAATGTACACCGAAATTTAAATGTGTTGTCTTTAAATTCTTCTTAAAAATCGGCATGAACTTTCTAAACAACCTAATACTTTCGCTGAAGAGCGGTACCAAGTAACCAAAATGACTCTTAATGAATTAGAATCTTTACTTTGATTGAAACTCGCACCGATAAATTATCCGATATCATAATTAAATGTTTCGACCAACCTTCTTAGGGCCTCTTCAATTTCAATTGTTTTCTAACTGTTTAAGCTAAATTAACATACTGTTATTGAAGTGCAACTAAAAAGGACTACTGAATACCTTGCTACTATTGTTGGACACTTATTGGCTACTATTGTTGGATtctatttatgaaaattaaatttgttattaTACCGAATATATAAACAGATAATCTCAATAATGGAAACTCTATCACATACACAATGAAGATACTTATATTTTAGAATTAATAGAAGTATTTATATTATGCCAATAAAAATGTTCTAATATTTGTATTAATTGTCAACCCTACCTCAAATAAGAAGAAATACTGCATTTGGTGAACCAAGTGTACCATACTGCTTGTGATTAAATGTATGTGAGTTTGGATTGGTAATACTTCTGGCATTTTACGAAACATCTTAGCAGAGGTTATTTGTCGTTTCCATATCGTAGACAATATAGATTCCATTCTTTTTGCTCTccataaggcaaaaaatatagTTTGATATATTTGTCTACAAGGTTCCAGAATCTAAAcaattgaataattaattacaGAAAGAATTCTCAAACAATCAATCAAGCACAAGAAATGTACTTTTAAAAGAAGATTATTGTTCATAGGAATAAAGATTCTGCAAATATGCAGTATTGATTTATTCTAGATTCTGAAATATACAAAACGTTATaatgatttttacaaaaataaatatttgcattTCATCCAGGTTTTGCTAGCGGATTTGTCGATAAGACTAACTTAACAAACCTCGTTTTAGAAACAATtaagaaattatataaaaaatatactgtTGCAGCTACTATTCAGATTTGGAAAAAAGACGAACAGGATTGTATAGGTGCAAGAGTGGTCCCCCGTTTACCCCGTTTGTCCTAGCCACATAACTAACAATAAGTAGTACTAAATAGTATAGATTTGTTTGTTTTGACCTTTTATTGGTCTCAACAAAGCCTAATGCATAATGAATATAAAGAAATAACATTCCATTGAAAAAActtaaattgattttgaaatctTCTCTAATTCTTCGCTCACAAAAAACTATTTACACGTCATATACATGGTATTTTGTTTAACCCTTACCATACTAATGCGGGATCAATAAAAAGTTCAAAACTATTTTTATTAGTAACTTTTAGAGTTTTCACAAATTAAATTTGTTCATACATACCGTTCCAATGGGACCACCTACATTGTAATCAAGAATAAAGACATCCCATCCTTTTTCGTTTTCTGAAGGTGCTAATAATCTTACATCTAACCGTCTATATATATCTAAATCATCTATCTTTGCACTAGTCGCTCTTATTCCCGTTTCCAGAATAGAAGATATATTGTGCGGATATAAAGAACTGGCAGGTTTATCTAATTCTGGCCTAAAAGATAAAAACAAGCAAACATGTATAGaataaatattaggataatTCAATATGTTTGTCCTTTCTCGTgggcaatttaaaaaatttcgtaaCAAAATGAAATGAAAGACGCACAACTTCATTTTACAATGTCAACTGACACTATACATAATGATTGAACTAGGATTATTCTTATAAGATTGGATATggcaattaatactataattaTAGAgcgattaatatattttttttcgtgtGATTGTCacttagaaaatattaattttcgctCGGCGAATACTGAGTCATATTGGCCCCTCTGCCGTATTAGAGACAGTTAATCCTTTGAAAGAAAGTTTTCCAGACACAGCTTTCATTATAGAGTCCAAAAAATCAGAGATGTTCATAGTTATATACAGTATATAAAATTGCGCAATTTTGTATGTATAACACGAAACGCAAACAATCCGAATTTAACCGAATTTCTAGAACGTTTGATGGTTCAAGGTAATCTGTACAAATAATGTAACTTACTCTAATAAATGCATCAAATGTTGAATAAAATGGCCTTGTCCTAATAGTAGATAACCTTTAATAGCATGTAAATGATCCATGAAATGATATTGCTTCGTTAGTATTTCAACTACTCGAGTCGAAGTTTCTTTAAAAGCTGTATCCATCATTGTTTGCAATCGACCATCAGGATCCATATCAAACAAAACATCAACTGCGAGAAGTACAAAAGTCATGTAAAGAATTTAGCTTTCAAAatcataatattatataattatccaAATTATTAAAGATTATAAATTACCTTTGTATTCCTCACTAAAATTCTTAAACATTTCCGTATGTTTTCCTTGCCACGGAGTAAAATCTTTACATACTTCGCGTAAAAAGTTAATGCTCTTCCCCGTTCCCAAAATTTTTTTAGCttgtatttttgtaataaaagaTGGAAGCATATTGTTGCGAACTTGATATTTTTCATGCCACATTCTATCCCCAGTAATATCAGCACAGGtttcaataaaaaattctcTATATGGATCATCTAATTCACCATCAGCAATCCACCTTATCAACATATTATATAAGGGATCGCAAACACTTTCCAAGATTCCTCTGACTAACTTTTTTACAGTGGCATCACCATGATTGCTGAATTCATATACAGCAGAAACGAGAGCGCCACCCTTCTGTCCTTGACAAGCTCTTACTATGTCTGCCAGCCACTTTAAAGTATCTAAAGGTTCATATGCCCAAAGGTGCAAATGGGATAAAGTAACTCTGTACAATCTTGATTGAGATTGAGCTCTAATAcatattaaaatacattatcATACAAAATAAAGTGATGTAAATAAAAACATTATTTATctcaataataaattttaatcaataCCTGTTTACTTCTTCTTGAATAATAGCTATGAATCTGTAGTATTCGGATAATTCTGAATGCAATGCTGCAACAAAACTATCAGCTACTTGACCACATGAAGCAGCTGATATTCTTTCTAACCCTTTTTGTACTGTATTGTGTAAATATCCAAGTTCGCTCAATCTCAAAGTAGCTTGTTTCCGTGACCTATCAATATTTATCATTGGATCTATTTGAAAACCATAATTGGAATCCAACTTCAATATCTGCCCTTCAATACCTTGAAAGGAATATATAAGATCCTGAACCAATACATCTTCTGAAATATACTCATCACCAAATATTTTGTTAGGGTTTGTTGAGAAATCTCTTGTACTTTTATCTGTGACATTTACAGACATAATTTGCGATGATGTATAAACTTCTGATGCCTGCCCTAAATACAAAGATAAAGATGTGTCATACATTCAATaaagataaattaaatatttaaagtaagTCTACTATGACATATTATAGATTGATTTACAAAGTACGAGGAGTATGCAATGTGTACAAACGTAAATTTTTTTTGTGCTGTTAGATTCTGtaactcaaaatatttttagtttcgattcaatatattttaatttttgcgaCTCTAATTGCGCGTAACACTTCGAGacaatatttaaattctatCCATGTTTATCCCAATGTATTAACTATGACTAAGGCTACGACGAATTTCTCCTTTAATTCAACAATATCGGAGAAGGTGTTCAATATAGAAAGTCTTTAAAATACTCCGAGACAAAATAGTCTAAAGATATCACATTTAATTTTCAAGATCATGTACTGCTGAGCAATCCATTGTTTAGAAACTATAAACGTATTTTGTCTAATGAGAGAAGTGGAAAGAAGGCTATCCTTTTGAACAATCACATTAGGGTAACGATCTTTAAAGTGTGCCATCAGATAGGTATATTATAGTAATTGTTTGAATTAAGTaaagacattttttaaataaaacagtaCATCACAAGTGTGCAGATTTCACcatgtaaatttaaaatatcgacAACTACCTTTGTAGATTCTTTGCATTACTTACCACTGGTGGATGCAGTAGACGAACTTATACCTAATTTCAAGTCAGGAATCAAGAAAATTCTATCCTTCATTTGTTCTGTTGATTGACACATGTTCAACAGAAATATAAGGATTCGTGCTCTGTTCTTTAATGGCTAAAGAATGGATAAACAACTATAAATGACAATTTGAAACTTTGAACAAAATAACAaggatttatttaaaatacctaGTATTTTAATATATCAATATCAAAACTTTAGCTGTATTGATGGTCAAAAACGGATAAATCTgcagaaaatttaaatacatcgaAGCACTATTTGAGCCTCTTAATTGACAAATGTAAGTTTTAACGAGCCTGACTTGTGATATAAATTTTGAACCAAACATGAATATCACAAGTCAGACTCTTGAAGTTGCATTGCGGTTCCGAATTTTCGGTATGCTCGAGGAAATCGTgttgaatataaatttcttcAATAATTCCTAAAGATCTCATTGTTGATAGGAACAAGGtcgtcatcatcatcgtcaCTTAGATAATTTGGATTTTTGATTATgcttataatttttctttcttgattCATTTTTCGTCTAACAATTTTGAAAGACATAATTATTAGCGATGCTTGGGAATAAATGAGTAGAACCCACTGGATCACAAGGAGTCATTTATTCAATGTTTCAACCCTGTGTAACGTTTCTGTAATAAGTACATTATGACCTATTTACCAAAAAAGATTTTCCCCAGTTAAAtatggtttcttttttcctaACGTTTAagcgagaaaaagaagagatgTCCAAAAACAAAGAGATTACTAAACAAAAAGTGGTGATCGAACAAAACAGAATTCTTTTTTGTCATCTCTAAATTCGTATCTAATATTTCGAAAACATACTTCGACATTTCCCAAATTTACTTCATATTCCATACATGGtatcttatattttttattaatatagaagtttcgaagaaacaaaGTGAATAAACACCGAGTGACTTTCAAATAAATCAGAGTCTTAAACATTGCAAATATGTACataaacgaagaataaatacTAACTTTATTTTCAATGATTTTAATCACTTCTATTTTATAAACTTGTATCCGATTATGAACAtcaatacatttaaatattactaaCAAATGTTTATATGCAGCAAATGTAATTCAAGATATACaatgtacaataaaaatttattatgtaAAATTTCTATCTTACTCCAATTTTTAAGTCATTATACAATTTATCAAATTGTACTGTATCACAATGTggcaatttattttttacgtgACTTGCCACAGTAATTTCATCTTCTCGTAATGTTTCTACCCCTTGAGAGGATGATAATAATCCAAGTGAAAAACGCATCcattttcgaattatttctgaAATCGTTAGGAACAACTTAAATATAGAATTTGTTAACAGAATATTATAGGTTTATAAATAAAGTGCTATCCAATCACTTAATATATAAGCTGTTAACGAAATTCTGAAATCTCTCTTCAGAAGTAATTCCTCTTCTCAATATAAGACACAAAAACGTTACAATTTTGTAATCTGAAGCTTCGTTGTTGTAATATAAGTAGTTAAAATTTACAGATGTGACTCTCAACCAATTAGTCCCGACTAATGGCCCCTACCTGGTTTTAATGCATTTTTGCATAATAATAACATCCCGATTCCttataatatgtataaaatattaggtgtaattattcaataatttcaattgtataaataattaaagttacatGCCCTCAATATATACTGCAAGTACAAACGCAGAACTTTAAACATCATTAGCGTAGTGAGATGAATACGTAGctgttaaattttttttccaagctaGTAATAAAGATGACAAATACACtcataaatattttatgaaatccTGTGATAATAGTACCGGTCTAAAGTTGACGGtttcaaacaaaaaaattttATAGTAAAGGAATATATATAAGTTATCCAAAAAGTAACAGAAGGCGCGCTGCTAGCACTGTCCAACGGACCAGGACACGATGCAGCACACCTTGGAAGTGTGCCCTGCCTGATCGTAATCTCGCAGGTCGGAGACAGGAGCAGGAGCGTACGTGGGTGGGAAACGTTAGGCCCCCCGAACAGTACTGGGCGGGGCACTTTGACCTTCAGTCCCATGTCTTCGCCCCTACCTCACCTGGGAGGTGAGTGAACCCGTCATGAGTGGGAGAAGCTCTCGGGGGGAGTGGTCAGTGGACACAAGATGAATGCCACGCCGACGGCACTGGGGCACATTGAATCCTCGTGGCGTTGGGCGTGGCTGTGGGGACCGCGGACGGTCGTGAGATTTGCCATTCGTTGTGTGGTACCTAGCGGAAAGTGATGGAGGGGCAGGTGACCCTGTCCGACTTCTAGCGCTAAGGAAAGTGGGCGGGAGGCGTATCGTAGCCCCTCTCCCAGCGAGAATGTGAGCGGGCGCAATTCGACCGCGCAACACGGTGTCATTGTCGTGACTCGTGTCACTCATTAGACAAACTCCATGTAAAATTGACAGTATCTAATATTCTTATACAGAAACGCGCATAGACTTATTACAGAGTTTAATAGTATGTGCAAGTATTAAAATCTACCGATATCTAGAAAAAGGTTAAATATGtggttcaaaaatatttcttaccaAAGTTAAAAATTAGATTTTACACGATTACATAATAAACATATTTAAAATCATAAAATACAATGAGTATACGCTCTGATTTTGTTAAAGACTATTATGCAAAACATATACTCACGAGGGTGCATTTAGAGCACTACCGGCAGTGATCCGACTCATGTTCCTCAATAAGCGCCAAAAATCACATCTGTAAACTTGAACCGCTTATACCTCAACAACAAAACCTCAGATTGCAAAATTGTAACGGGCTTATTTCGGCAGGAGGAATTGGTCCTGTAGAAAGATTCCACATTTTTGTTAACACCCAGCATATACATTATTATAacccaatttaaaaaattaataattaacttAATACATGTTAaggtattttacattttatgagTAATGAATAATTATCTTCTTATTGTgtcaaattaaaataaatttaataaactcTAGTAAATTTGGTCCAAATTGATCTAATGCTAAATACAGATATTAAACacataagaaaaaaataatatatggtTTATTTTCGCCATGGACGCATGaatattgtaacatttttttaaaacgtataatattCATAGTGACAGGAAATATACTACAATATGTTTTACTCGCGAACCTTCAATACTGCTAGTAAAATAATgttcatttattattataaacagTGTTTACCTACAGATGAACATCCTAATAAGTGGTGATTCGAATTGccacaatgaaaaataaaatatgatgAAATTGTGTTTGATGCTTCGTGTCCGAGTTAATAATGGTTATAGATACGCGTAGAAAATGTCAGAAATAATGTACTTTTACTATTGTCGGTACACGAACGTCAATTGTTTCAGAAGTCACTTACCTCGTAGTCAACgtcatattttatattatacaataatattatacTTCTTGCTAACATTGTATTATGACCTACATAATAGCATCATTTATATTACACGTGATATCGTAAATTATTACGTCGACTACAAAGTAAGTCCTCCAGATCCTGGTGGGAGTAATTGGGAAGACCTCTCGCGGCCAAACGAGGTGAGGGCCATGATGTAGCCTCCTTTTGCGAGTAAGTAATGTCATAGCCGCCCCCCAGAAAAACGCGCAACACCCTCCTTGAAAGAGGAAGACTGCCCCCTCCCTTCCTTTCGCACTGGCTCAGTATGATATTTCAATAACCTAGCGGGACAAAATTATTACGCCAAAGAAATATTCTGTTTAACGTTGGCATTCAGTTTAATatcaataaatatatgtatatattaaatattattttacattattacacaattttacattatatattaaatataaacgtacattacatacattaaaaatttgttaaaaaaagtattcgcaaccttaaaattatatctattaAATCTTAAGACATTTTCTGATAAATTTAAATCTGCTGACGGTTCCAATAATTCAAAAACTTTTTGGAAAAGTATGTAGACTCACAATGAGTGGATTTGAGGTGATTAATAATCTGTTTAATAGATCATTATGTGTGTCCACTCTTGAAGATTTCCTGGTGAATAATTTCCTGTATTGCCTATTGTCTTTATTTCATGCCTCTTGTACCTCTTTAGagaattgaccaatcggcagaATAGCAGAGGCAATATTCTTTTCATGACACAGTATTCTTTGAATACTAACTGACTTCGAATATCAAGAATATTCTCTAACCATTTGAGTCCCAAGCAGCGCGAACGCGCTCTTCAGATTTTGTGTCGAAAAATCCCAGTATATTTCGAACATTGTGGACAACTGACGGTGCACTGACTGTTGAAGTGAGGCGCTCAGATTTACTGACGCACGTAAATCACATAGCTCctttttttaatgtaaataatacattttacaatagG contains:
- the Grip91 gene encoding gamma-tubulin complex component 3 isoform X4; protein product: MRFSLGLLSSSQGVETLREDEITVASHVKNKLPHCDTVQFDKLYNDLKIGPLKNRARILIFLLNMCQSTEQMKDRIFLIPDLKLGISSSTASTSGQASEVYTSSQIMSVNVTDKSTRDFSTNPNKIFGDEYISEDVLVQDLIYSFQGIEGQILKLDSNYGFQIDPMINIDRSRKQATLRLSELGYLHNTVQKGLERISAASCGQVADSFVAALHSELSEYYRFIAIIQEEVNRAQSQSRLYRVTLSHLHLWAYEPLDTLKWLADIVRACQGQKGGALVSAVYEFSNHGDATVKKLVRGILESVCDPLYNMLIRWIADGELDDPYREFFIETCADITGDRMWHEKYQVRNNMLPSFITKIQAKKILGTGKSINFLREVCKDFTPWQGKHTEMFKNFSEEYKVDVLFDMDPDGRLQTMMDTAFKETSTRVVEILTKQYHFMDHLHAIKGYLLLGQGHFIQHLMHLLEPELDKPASSLYPHNISSILETGIRATSAKIDDLDIYRRLDVRLLAPSENEKGWDVFILDYNVGGPIGTILEPCRQIYQTIFFALWRAKRMESILSTIWKRQITSAKMFRKMPEVLPIQTHIHLITSSMVHLVHQMQYFFLFEVIECSWDAFAKELGQAASLDDIITAHTYFIDTVRRGTLLDEKSQELMDHLRSVYGPILDLQNLEETFLTFATQEYEARLKESSSLNETDLTFNRLDPMDYNAGVTKRQTTFLKHLNTLSIQLRLLSRTYQDRVKKFLIMLACAEDVSLQLLSVRLDFNEYYKSKDSRLVVPLTYLHRRQSDQIFLSCK